One Acidobacteriota bacterium DNA segment encodes these proteins:
- a CDS encoding NADH-quinone oxidoreductase subunit C has product MTDEIKAPGPPEPPPQEAGGDAAPVEKPAAAKPAAPKAPAAPKKWEPTGEVVLNAPAQALAERFGESVRGVKSPCGEAGVLVDKARLVEILTFLRDDPGCAMNYLSDLTGAHYPINDKKFEVVYHLYSLEKGHSLRVKVQLEDGEPCPTATGVWPGADWMEREAHDMLGIVFEGHPNLKVILLPDDFEGHPLRKEFPLGGAQEEMIRSNRYGKPVYLPDDVEEARKIVEEQRHGR; this is encoded by the coding sequence ATGACTGACGAGATCAAGGCGCCCGGACCGCCGGAGCCCCCGCCGCAGGAGGCGGGTGGAGACGCCGCGCCGGTCGAGAAGCCCGCGGCGGCCAAGCCTGCGGCCCCCAAGGCGCCCGCCGCTCCCAAGAAGTGGGAGCCCACGGGGGAGGTGGTCCTGAACGCTCCGGCCCAGGCACTCGCCGAAAGGTTCGGGGAATCTGTCCGGGGCGTCAAGAGCCCCTGCGGAGAGGCCGGGGTCCTCGTGGACAAGGCCCGCCTCGTGGAGATCCTCACCTTCCTGAGGGACGACCCCGGGTGCGCCATGAACTACCTGAGCGACCTGACGGGCGCCCACTACCCCATCAACGACAAGAAATTCGAGGTGGTCTACCACCTGTATTCCCTGGAAAAGGGCCACTCCCTCCGCGTGAAGGTTCAGCTCGAGGACGGAGAGCCCTGTCCCACCGCCACCGGCGTGTGGCCCGGAGCGGACTGGATGGAACGGGAGGCCCACGACATGCTGGGGATCGTCTTCGAGGGCCACCCCAACCTCAAGGTCATCCTCCTTCCGGACGACTTCGAAGGTCACCCCCTGAGGAAGGAGTTCCCCCTCGGCGGCGCCCAGGAGGAGATGATCCGCTCGAACCGGTACGGGAAGCCCGTCTACCTCCCCGACGACGTGGAGGAGGCCCGGAAAATCGTCGAGGAGCAGCGCCATGGCCGGTGA
- a CDS encoding NADH-quinone oxidoreductase subunit D, with product MAGDVMGPSGSPLQDVLETHEVELNLGPQHPATHGVYRALVRLDGERVVGMESIIGYLHRGIEKWCEYRTWTQATPVFDRLDYVAAVLNCHGYVGAVEKLLNLEVPKKAQYIRVVLDELQRIANHLLWLGTHALDVGAQSMLFYGIREREAILDLFEAMLGQRLLPNAYPIGGVRFDFPKGWEAVCRRFLEEMPKKVDDYETLLTGNRIWVQRTKGVGVISADQAIALSLSGPTLRGSGVNFDVRKALPYSSYQDFDFEVPLGQNGDVFDRYLCRVREMRQSLRIIRQALDGMPEGDLKGKVGRIIRPPAGEAYFTVEAAKGQLGYYIVSEGAEKPWRVHVRAPSFINLQGIETMCRGALIADVVAIIGSLDIVLGEVDR from the coding sequence ATGGCCGGTGACGTGATGGGCCCTTCAGGCTCCCCGCTGCAGGACGTCCTGGAAACCCACGAAGTGGAGCTGAACCTCGGGCCGCAGCATCCGGCCACCCACGGCGTCTACCGGGCCCTGGTCCGGCTGGACGGAGAGCGGGTGGTGGGGATGGAGTCCATCATCGGCTACCTCCACCGCGGCATCGAGAAGTGGTGCGAGTACCGGACCTGGACGCAGGCCACGCCCGTCTTCGACCGGCTCGACTACGTGGCGGCGGTCCTGAACTGCCACGGGTACGTGGGGGCCGTGGAGAAGCTCCTCAACCTGGAGGTCCCCAAGAAGGCCCAGTACATCCGGGTCGTCCTCGACGAACTCCAGCGGATCGCGAACCATCTCCTGTGGCTCGGCACCCACGCCCTGGATGTGGGCGCCCAGTCCATGCTCTTTTACGGAATCCGGGAGCGGGAGGCCATCCTGGACCTCTTCGAAGCGATGCTGGGCCAGCGCCTCCTGCCCAACGCCTACCCCATCGGGGGCGTGCGCTTCGACTTCCCGAAGGGCTGGGAGGCGGTCTGCCGCCGGTTCCTCGAGGAGATGCCCAAGAAGGTCGACGACTACGAGACCCTGCTCACGGGGAACCGGATCTGGGTCCAGCGCACCAAGGGGGTCGGGGTGATCTCGGCGGACCAGGCCATCGCCCTTTCCCTGTCGGGTCCCACCCTCCGGGGCTCCGGGGTGAACTTCGACGTGCGCAAGGCCTTGCCCTATTCGAGCTACCAGGACTTCGACTTCGAGGTGCCCCTGGGCCAGAACGGGGACGTCTTCGACCGGTACCTCTGCCGCGTCCGGGAGATGCGCCAGAGCCTCCGCATCATCCGTCAGGCGCTGGACGGCATGCCCGAGGGGGACCTCAAGGGCAAGGTGGGCCGCATCATCCGGCCGCCCGCGGGAGAGGCCTACTTCACGGTGGAGGCGGCCAAGGGCCAGCTCGGCTACTACATCGTGAGCGAAGGGGCCGAGAAGCCCTGGAGGGTCCACGTTCGGGCCCCCTCCTTCATCAACCTTCAGGGAATCGAGACCATGTGCCGCGGCGCGCTCATCGCCGACGTGGTGGCCATCATCGGCTCCCTCGACATCGTTCTCGGCGAAGTGGACAGGTAA